In the Breoghania sp. genome, CGGGGCGAGGTCATGAGCTGCATCATGCAGCGCGAGACCGACATTGGTGATGTGACAGAGATGAGTGTCGAAGACATCATTTCCACCTCTTCCTTCAAACAGAAGGCCTATCTGGGAAAAGACAATATCGAGACGTGTTCCCAATGCGAATTCCGCTACGCCTGTTTCGATTGTCGGCCTTCGGCCATCGGGCCTGACGGGCACGCGCATGCGAAGCCGGATTGTGGCTACGATCCCTTGCGTGATCTGGGCGAAGCCTTGCAATGACAAGCCCGGCCCTGAGTGAGGCTCAGGTTGAGGCGCTGCGCTTGACGGGGTTTGTCAATCTCGGGGTTTGCCACGATCTCGATCTGGTCGCTCTCGCCATGCGGCTGGGTCAGCCTGTGCCGTCGGTCGATGGCGACGATCTCGTCGATCAATTGGGTGCGCCTCGGCCTGAAGGATATTCCGCGCGCGAGTTTGCAACCGTCTATGCGGGGCGCCAGATGCCTTTCCATACCGATTGCGCCTATCAGGATCCTCCGCCGCGCTACGCGATCATGCGTTTGCGCAGCGATGCCCAGAGCGACCGACCGACCCTGTTTATCGACATTCACAGCGCGGATCTGCCGGCGGAGCAGTGGCGCGCTTTGCGTCGGGAGCCCTGGTATGTGGAAGACGGGGCCTCTCGTCGACGGCTCACGCGCGTTCTAAGGTTCGATACACGCTCAAGGAGCGATGTGCTTATCTGGGATACCAATTGCATGAGGCCCTATTTCCGGCGGCGGTCCGTGGCGGCGGGCATCATGGAAGGCATGATAAATTCGGCGAGTCCGAAGGTGGTGAACTGGGAGCCTGGTCAGACAGTGGTTTTTGACAACTGGCGGTATCTGCACACCTTGGGCGAGCGGCAAGGTCGGCCCGTAATGGAGGGGGGTCGCAGAATACTGGAACGTGTGCTTGTCCGCGTCTAAAGCGCGGTCCTTTCGCTTGCATGCGCTGACCTCACCCGGAATACGCCGATGCGGCGCAAGGGGAACACGGTATTGCGGAAAGCGCTGCGAACGCATTGCTGTCATACGGCGGGCGCTCGACATGGTGGACATCAAGCGCGTCGACGTCGAGCCCAAAAGGGCGAGGGAGGACAAGCTGGGCTAGGCCCGCTTGTCCTTGCGGAACGTGTGCTTGAAATCCTCTGCGACACGCGTCATATTATGTGCGACAGATGTCGCGAGGGTTGAGGCGAATGACCGAGGCAATCCAGATAGAGAGTGACGTTGCACGGACGTATGACTTGCTCGGCGGTGAAAAGACGATCCGCGAGCCGATCCGCAATGTTCTGGAAGCACATGACGTGCTGGCGAAGGGGTTGCCTGCCGCATCGCTTTTGTACCTCGCGAAAATTGTCGGCTTTCGGGCCTCTGACGATGCCTTGTCGAAATCTGTCGGGATCAGTCTGCGGACGCTTCAGCGGCTCAAGAGCGATGACAAGAAGAAGCTGCTGAGCGTCGAGCAGAGCAGTCGGACATGGCGCTTTGCCGAGATTTTCGGTCATGCGATCGACGTCATGGGGAGCAGGGAAGATGCCGAGGCGTGGATGACCCGTCCGGCCGTCGGTCTGTCCAACCGCAAGCCCATCGATCTTCTCCACACCTCCGCAGGTGCCGAGGCGGTTGAGGAATATCTCACGCGACTGGAATACGGGGTCTATACGTGATCCCTCTGCCTCCGCCGCTCGGCTCTGGCCACATTCGCTTCTGGCGCATCGATCAGGCGCGACATCACAAGACATGGTCTTCAGGGGAGGGTGCTTTCCAGGCTGGGGGGCGCTGGAATTCCCGCGGCGTTCGAGCGGTTTACGCCTCGCTCGATCCGGCCACGGCGTGCCTTGAGGTTGCTGTTCACAAGGGCTTCAAGGTTCTGGATACGGCGCCCCACTATCTAACCAGTGCGCGCATACGCGAACCCTCGCAAATCCATGTCGTCCAGCCGGATGATGTGCCCAATCCCAACTGGTTGGTTCCTGTGACGCCGGGGCGCAACCAGCAAAATTTTGGCGATCAGCTGCTGGCTGAGCATGTTTTTGTGCTCATACCGTCCGCCGTTTCGCGCCACAGCTGGAACCTCGTGTTCGATTCCACGCGAGCGCAGGGGCATTACGAGGATGTTCAGCAGGAGCGCTTCGCCCTCGATCCGCGGCTTCAAGAGATTTGAACTGGACCGAAGCCGGTTCCGACCCAAAAAGAAACGCCCCCACCCTTGCCCCTTGCAGAGCCTGCTGGGGCTGAGCAATCGAGGTTTGTCCATGCCCGTCACCATCTACCACAATCCGAAATGCGGCACGTCGCGCAACGTTCTGGCCATGATCCGCGAGAGCGGCGTGGAGCCGGAGGTCATCGAATATCTGAAGACCCCGCCGTCGCGCGAAAAGCTGGTGGAGCTGATCGCCGCGATGGACATCCCGGTGCGCGATGTCCTTCGCCAGAAGGGGACGCCTTATGACGAGCTTGGGCTTGGTGATGACAAGTGGTCGGACGACGAGTTGATCGATTTCATGATGGCGCATCCGATCCTCATCAACCGTCCCATCGTGGTGACGAACAAGGGCGTGAAGCTCTGCCGTCCGTCGGAAACGGTTCTGGAGCTTCTGGACGCGCCCGTCGCGGACTTCACCAAGGAAGACGGCGAAGTGGTCAAGCCCTGACGGCTTGCGCGTTCGATGAGGAACTCAGGCTGTGACACGGCGCATGGCCGCCGTCAGAACGCCTGCCATGATCAGGACGCTGCCGCCGAGACGATGGATCGCCTTCAGCGTCTCGGGGCGGTTGATCTTTTCCCGCACGGCGGCTGCCGCCAGCGCATAAAGCCCGGCATTGACGATGGCGAGGACCACGAAGGTGACGCCCATCAACACAAGTTGCGGGGCGACAGGTGCGCCCGGCGCGATGAAATGCGGCAGGAAGGCGATGAAGAAGGCGATGCCCTTCGGGTTCAGCGCCGTCACGATCCACGCATGAAGCAGAATGGTGCGGCTGTCGCGTGTGGCGGTCGCGACCGTCTGCAAGGGGGCGGGCGAGGTGCGCCACATCTTCCAGCCGAGCCAGATGAGATAGGCCGCGCCCACCCATTTCAGGATCGTGAAAAGCGTGGCGGAGGTCGCCAAAACCGCGCCGAGGCCTGCAAGCGACAGGGTTGCGGCCGTGGCATCGCCCAGCGCCACGCCGGTAACAGAGGCCAGTGCGGTGCGTCGGCCTTGCGCCAGCGCGTAGGAGACGACGAGCATGATCGTCGGTCCGGGGATCGCCAGAACGATCAAGGTTGCCACCAGATAGGCGGAGTAGAGTTCCCAGGTCATTGCGCCTTCCTTTCGGGCATCCGATGAAACCTATTCCTCCCGGCCCGCGTTGGGAATAGGCATGAACCGATCCGATGTCTTGGCAAAGAGCAGGATTGACGACGGCGGGATGAGGTTTTGGGGAGGCAGACAGGTAACCGGAATGCACATGTTCTCCGCCAAGGCTGCGCTCTTGACGTTTCTTGCTCTTGTGGGCGGGGGCGGAGCCGGTTTTGCGGCCTCGCAAGTTTCCTCGCAATTCGCGCCCGCGTCTCAAGGCCAGGCGATGGAAGAGGGGGGCAAGGCAAAGCCCGCTGAAGCCGGTTCGCAGACGCCCGGGACCCCGCGCGCGCGACCGGCAGCGCCGGGGAAAGCCGCCGTGCCGGAAGCTGCGCCTGTTCCGCCCTCAAACAGCGAGGCGTCTGCGCAAGACGTGCAGCCAGAGGCCGCGCCCGCCCCCAAACCCGATATGGATCGATTGCCGCCGCCAAAGCCTGAGCGGGCCGATGATGTTTTTGCCCGTGCCAGGCCGGACGTGCGGGAAGGCAAACCCGATCGCCCGGTCGCCTGCACCTTTGATGGTGCGGTGATGAAACGCGCCGCGCAGCCCTTGCCGGATGTGCCTGCCTGTCAGATCCCCGTGCCCGTGGCACTGTCCGCGGTCGGAGATGAGGGCGAGATCGCGCTCACGCCCTCGGCCACGCTCGATTGCGCGCTTGCGGCCTCGTATGCCTCCTGGATGAGTGAGGTCGTTGCGCCTGCTGCGCTGGCGCATCTGGGGTCTCGCGTGGAAAGCGTGCAGGTCGCCGCCTCCTTCCATTGCAGGCGGCGCAACAACCTGCCAAATGGCAAGCTCTCCGAACATGCGACCGGCAACGCGATCGACATTTCCGCATTCCGGCTCGCCGATGGGCGGCAGGTGAGTGTGGAAGAGGGCTGGAAGGGCGA is a window encoding:
- a CDS encoding antitoxin Xre/MbcA/ParS toxin-binding domain-containing protein; amino-acid sequence: MTEAIQIESDVARTYDLLGGEKTIREPIRNVLEAHDVLAKGLPAASLLYLAKIVGFRASDDALSKSVGISLRTLQRLKSDDKKKLLSVEQSSRTWRFAEIFGHAIDVMGSREDAEAWMTRPAVGLSNRKPIDLLHTSAGAEAVEEYLTRLEYGVYT
- a CDS encoding RES domain-containing protein, whose product is MIPLPPPLGSGHIRFWRIDQARHHKTWSSGEGAFQAGGRWNSRGVRAVYASLDPATACLEVAVHKGFKVLDTAPHYLTSARIREPSQIHVVQPDDVPNPNWLVPVTPGRNQQNFGDQLLAEHVFVLIPSAVSRHSWNLVFDSTRAQGHYEDVQQERFALDPRLQEI
- the arsC gene encoding arsenate reductase (glutaredoxin) (This arsenate reductase requires both glutathione and glutaredoxin to convert arsenate to arsenite, after which the efflux transporter formed by ArsA and ArsB can extrude the arsenite from the cell, providing resistance.) — translated: MPVTIYHNPKCGTSRNVLAMIRESGVEPEVIEYLKTPPSREKLVELIAAMDIPVRDVLRQKGTPYDELGLGDDKWSDDELIDFMMAHPILINRPIVVTNKGVKLCRPSETVLELLDAPVADFTKEDGEVVKP
- a CDS encoding LysE family translocator; the encoded protein is MTWELYSAYLVATLIVLAIPGPTIMLVVSYALAQGRRTALASVTGVALGDATAATLSLAGLGAVLATSATLFTILKWVGAAYLIWLGWKMWRTSPAPLQTVATATRDSRTILLHAWIVTALNPKGIAFFIAFLPHFIAPGAPVAPQLVLMGVTFVVLAIVNAGLYALAAAAVREKINRPETLKAIHRLGGSVLIMAGVLTAAMRRVTA
- a CDS encoding extensin family protein, with the translated sequence MHMFSAKAALLTFLALVGGGGAGFAASQVSSQFAPASQGQAMEEGGKAKPAEAGSQTPGTPRARPAAPGKAAVPEAAPVPPSNSEASAQDVQPEAAPAPKPDMDRLPPPKPERADDVFARARPDVREGKPDRPVACTFDGAVMKRAAQPLPDVPACQIPVPVALSAVGDEGEIALTPSATLDCALAASYASWMSEVVAPAALAHLGSRVESVQVAASFHCRRRNNLPNGKLSEHATGNAIDISAFRLADGRQVSVEEGWKGDGAEKAFLLVVRKAACDRFLTVLSPEGDAYHQDHLHLDQGCHGKTCTYRICQ